The genomic interval GACGTAGGACTCGCGCGTAAGGTTCCGGCCGGCCTTGTTGAGGCCTTCGAGCGCGATGATCATCGCGATCGCGCCCGCCAGCGCCGTGTTCTCCTTGCCCATCAGCTTGGGCTCGTACTTCGTCAGCACCTCCAGGATCTTCTTGGCGGGGGGATCCCCGGCGAGCGCCGCGCCGGAGAGCGCGCTGAAGTGGGCGCCCTCCCACAGCTCGCCGAGCAGCCGGTACATGATCAGGTAGTCGCCGAGCGGAAATGAGGCCACGAGCTTCGGCCGGTAGCCGACCTTCGCCATCTCTTTGACGATGTTGGCGCCGTGGGTAATAGTCGGATAGAGGATTACGACGTCGGCGCCCGAGTCCTTGAGCTTCAGCGCGTGCGTGCCCATCTCACGGTCGCTCAGCTCGTAGGACACCGTGGCGGCGAGCGCGGCCTTGGTGCCGAGACCTTTCAGGCCGCGATTCACCCCCTCGAGCCCGCCCTTGCCGTACTCATCGTTCTGGTAGAACACAGCCACCTTCTTGACCCCCAGCTTGTTGGCGGCGAAGGTGACGAGGAAGTCGCCTTCGTCGACGTAGTCCGTGTAGTTCACGAAGACGTAGCGAAGCTTCTCGCGCGGCTGTTTGGCCCAGATGGCCGGATTGCCGTAGGGATTGATCGTGGGGATCTTGAACTCCGCGATCTTGTCCTTCGACGCCTGCAGCACGGCCGATCCCAGGAGCCCGACGTTCATGAACACCTTGTCCTGCAT from Candidatus Methylomirabilota bacterium carries:
- a CDS encoding ABC transporter substrate-binding protein encodes the protein MITRLTIAVALVLTLAVSAIAQTRTPGVTDTEIVVGLTTPLSGPAAAWGNTAVAMEAWARSVNEQGGVHGRKIKVELKDDGYNPGRAVANLTEMQDKVFMNVGLLGSAVLQASKDKIAEFKIPTINPYGNPAIWAKQPREKLRYVFVNYTDYVDEGDFLVTFAANKLGVKKVAVFYQNDEYGKGGLEGVNRGLKGLGTKAALAATVSYELSDREMGTHALKLKDSGADVVILYPTITHGANIVKEMAKVGYRPKLVASFPLGDYLIMYRLLGELWEGAHFSALSGAALAGDPPAKKILEVLTKYEPKLMGKENTALAGAIAMIIALEGLNKAGRNLTRESYVEAMESIKGFTAMGLTPPITFGPNRRHGLNAMRLLRAEKAADNAYTEVVPAQIFQPHF